A window from Candidatus Amarolinea dominans encodes these proteins:
- the chrA gene encoding chromate efflux transporter: protein MNSTSISTSTEPLTGRLRDVFLVFLKLGLTAFGGPAAHVGLFHDEIVRRRRWLNDQEFLDLLGATNLIPGPNSTEMAIHVGRLRAGWLGLIAGGVGFILPAMLLVMALAAAYVRFGATPQVNWLLLGIKPVIIAIIAQALWALGQKALTDRVTMAAAGLALALALVGVNELALLFGITLAVMLIRNWRFWPRAAGALALPWGLSWMVAAGAAPFTLARLFLTFLKIGSVLYGSGYVLFAFVRADFVLRLGWLSDRQLIDAIAVGQVTPGPLFTTATFIGYLLGGAVGAVLATVGIFLPAFIFVAISGPLIPRLRTSPWAGALLDGANAASLGLMAAVTWQLARAAFSDWFTVGLGLLSALLLLRFRIPTTWLLLGGAAAGLGMMLAR, encoded by the coding sequence ATGAACTCCACCTCCATCTCTACCTCCACCGAACCTTTGACCGGGCGCCTGCGTGACGTTTTCCTCGTCTTCCTCAAGCTGGGCTTGACCGCGTTCGGCGGCCCGGCCGCGCATGTCGGCCTGTTTCACGACGAAATCGTGCGCCGCCGGCGCTGGCTGAACGATCAGGAGTTTCTGGATCTCCTCGGCGCCACCAATTTGATCCCAGGGCCAAACTCGACCGAGATGGCCATCCACGTGGGACGGCTGCGCGCCGGCTGGCTGGGGCTGATTGCCGGCGGGGTTGGGTTCATCTTGCCCGCGATGCTGTTGGTGATGGCGCTGGCCGCGGCCTATGTTCGTTTTGGCGCCACGCCTCAAGTCAACTGGCTCCTGCTGGGCATCAAGCCGGTCATCATCGCGATCATCGCGCAGGCGCTGTGGGCCTTGGGCCAAAAGGCGTTGACCGACCGGGTGACGATGGCCGCGGCCGGATTGGCGCTGGCGCTGGCCCTGGTGGGCGTCAACGAATTGGCGCTTCTCTTCGGCATCACCCTGGCCGTCATGCTGATTCGCAACTGGCGTTTTTGGCCTCGTGCGGCCGGCGCGCTGGCCCTGCCCTGGGGCCTGAGCTGGATGGTCGCGGCCGGCGCGGCGCCATTCACGCTGGCGCGCCTCTTCCTGACCTTCCTGAAGATCGGCTCGGTGCTCTATGGCAGCGGCTACGTGCTGTTCGCCTTCGTGCGCGCCGATTTCGTGCTGCGTCTGGGTTGGTTGAGCGACCGCCAGTTGATTGATGCGATTGCCGTGGGCCAGGTGACGCCGGGGCCGCTTTTCACCACGGCCACATTCATCGGCTATCTGCTGGGCGGCGCGGTCGGCGCGGTTCTGGCCACGGTGGGCATCTTCCTGCCGGCCTTCATCTTTGTGGCGATCAGCGGCCCGCTCATCCCGCGGCTGCGGACTTCGCCCTGGGCCGGCGCGCTGTTGGACGGCGCCAACGCCGCCTCGCTGGGCCTGATGGCCGCGGTGACCTGGCAACTGGCGCGCGCCGCGTTCAGCGACTGGTTTACGGTCGGCCTGGGCCTGCTGTCCGCGCTGCTGCTCCTGCGCTTTCGCATTCCCACAACCTGGCTGTTGCTCGGCGGCGCGGCCGCCGGGCTGGGGATGATGCTGGCGAGGTAG
- the gmhB gene encoding D-glycero-beta-D-manno-heptose 1,7-bisphosphate 7-phosphatase: MTAGQPVNGRRPAIFLDRDGVIVQNRHDYVKSWAEVELLPGALTALQTLRATPFAVVVVTNQSAVNRGLLPPATLDDIHQRLQAIIEKAGGQLDAIYVCPHRPNEGCDCRKPLPGMLLQAAAALELDLGRSFLVGDAITDLEAALAAGVQPLLVRTGRGRGHEALLDTQTHAICPVVDDLSAAVSWILARAA, encoded by the coding sequence ATGACGGCCGGCCAACCCGTCAACGGTCGCCGCCCGGCCATCTTCCTCGATCGCGACGGCGTCATCGTCCAAAACCGTCATGACTATGTCAAGTCGTGGGCAGAGGTGGAACTCCTGCCGGGCGCGTTGACGGCTTTGCAAACCCTGCGTGCCACCCCCTTCGCCGTGGTGGTCGTCACCAATCAGTCGGCGGTCAACCGTGGCTTGCTGCCCCCGGCCACCCTGGACGACATTCATCAGCGCCTGCAGGCCATCATCGAGAAGGCCGGCGGTCAGCTCGATGCCATCTACGTCTGCCCGCATCGGCCCAACGAGGGCTGCGACTGTCGCAAACCGCTGCCCGGCATGCTTTTGCAGGCCGCGGCCGCGCTCGAACTCGACCTGGGCCGCTCATTTCTCGTCGGCGACGCCATCACCGACCTGGAAGCGGCCCTGGCCGCGGGCGTGCAACCCTTGCTCGTGCGCACCGGCCGCGGCCGCGGCCACGAAGCCCTGCTCGACACCCAAACCCACGCCATCTGCCCGGTCGTAGACGATCTCAGCGCAGCCGTCTCCTGGATCCTCGCCCGCGCCGCGTAG
- a CDS encoding SIS domain-containing protein, which translates to MNDLQGVRTVQSQAAQYVADVQALMNDLPVAAVPAVVEALLGAWRGGHPVFVCGNGGSAATASHFVNDLNKGTNVAGKRRFRALGLVDNTALLMAWSNDTAYEYALAEQVVNFVEPGAVLVAISGSGNSPNVLRAVEVAQAHGAITVGITGFDGGKLQPLADLGLHVPSRCMEQVEDAHMILCHTLTVTLRRAIAAEPDLAVNAAPAMIGVQPLKPSRNGAVA; encoded by the coding sequence ATGAACGACTTACAAGGTGTTCGAACTGTTCAGAGCCAGGCTGCACAGTATGTGGCAGACGTTCAGGCCCTGATGAACGATTTACCGGTGGCCGCCGTGCCTGCCGTGGTTGAGGCCCTGCTGGGCGCCTGGCGGGGCGGGCATCCGGTCTTCGTTTGCGGCAACGGCGGCAGCGCGGCCACTGCCTCGCACTTCGTCAATGATCTGAACAAAGGAACCAACGTGGCCGGCAAGCGTCGTTTCCGCGCGCTGGGGTTGGTGGACAACACCGCGCTGTTGATGGCCTGGAGCAACGATACCGCTTACGAATACGCACTGGCCGAACAGGTGGTCAACTTCGTGGAGCCGGGCGCGGTGCTGGTTGCCATCAGCGGCAGCGGCAATTCGCCCAACGTGCTGCGGGCGGTGGAGGTGGCGCAGGCCCACGGCGCCATCACCGTGGGCATCACCGGCTTCGATGGCGGCAAGCTGCAGCCGTTGGCTGACCTGGGCCTGCATGTGCCCAGCCGCTGCATGGAACAGGTGGAGGATGCGCACATGATCCTGTGCCACACCCTGACGGTGACGCTGCGCCGTGCCATTGCCGCCGAGCCAGACCTGGCGGTCAACGCGGCGCCGGCGATGATCGGGGTGCAGCCGCTCAAGCCTTCTCGCAACGGCGCCGTGGCATGA